Proteins found in one uncultured Desulfuromonas sp. genomic segment:
- a CDS encoding NHL repeat-containing protein: protein MVETPPLTLSSARNQTNTGTSSAPTNADKTSRTNLYIVTLFILIACLIGGRFWFEKQASSIPYPYWLSASEKGLAVLYGKEIYVVGHEGYVEQHYQLPEDCKPCQLVWHDDELWVSDWENDRILKFSPEGMTSLALQDALIEAHLNVAADTKNDRLFISDSEASRILIYDSDGTYRDGFGQKGHEPGEFFHPKDIVFDGEDQLIVGNTLRPGIDVFTTEGQFVKTITEPKAKFGYIFLTDFAIDDDNLVTLECDLLVNYCVIASYDLNGELLATQPQTPGAEAAGDVAVWEDTAYVTNCSERRVVTYQAATLEPLGSFSSELDDIGDNFSKEFSNYKTLSKMSLIFALTCLIFIFILYKRSKAQQ, encoded by the coding sequence GTGGTAGAAACGCCACCGCTAACGCTCTCGTCAGCCCGAAATCAGACAAACACCGGAACATCATCAGCGCCCACAAACGCCGACAAAACATCGCGAACAAACCTTTATATCGTCACTCTTTTTATCCTTATTGCCTGCCTGATCGGCGGTCGATTCTGGTTTGAAAAACAGGCAAGCTCAATACCCTATCCGTATTGGCTGTCGGCATCCGAAAAAGGGCTTGCTGTCCTCTACGGTAAAGAGATCTATGTGGTTGGCCACGAAGGCTATGTTGAACAACACTACCAATTACCTGAAGACTGCAAACCCTGCCAGCTTGTATGGCACGATGATGAGCTGTGGGTTTCGGACTGGGAAAACGACCGCATTCTTAAATTTTCTCCAGAGGGCATGACCTCCCTTGCCCTGCAAGATGCTTTAATTGAAGCGCATTTGAATGTCGCTGCCGATACAAAAAACGACAGGCTTTTCATTTCTGACAGCGAAGCGAGCCGTATTCTGATCTATGACAGTGATGGTACATACCGTGATGGGTTTGGCCAGAAGGGCCATGAACCGGGAGAATTCTTCCATCCTAAAGATATTGTCTTTGACGGTGAAGACCAACTCATCGTCGGCAACACGCTTCGCCCTGGAATCGATGTCTTCACAACAGAGGGACAATTTGTTAAAACAATCACAGAACCCAAAGCAAAGTTTGGCTACATCTTCCTGACAGACTTTGCCATAGACGACGACAACCTGGTCACTCTCGAATGCGACCTGTTGGTCAATTACTGCGTCATTGCCTCTTACGATCTGAATGGAGAACTCCTCGCGACGCAGCCGCAGACCCCAGGGGCTGAAGCTGCCGGAGATGTTGCGGTTTGGGAAGACACCGCTTACGTCACAAACTGCTCAGAACGCCGCGTTGTTACCTATCAAGCGGCAACCCTTGAGCCGTTAGGCTCTTTCAGTTCAGAACTTGATGATATCGGCGACAACTTCAGCAAAGAGTTCTCGAACTATAAGACCCTGTCCAAGATGTCCCTCATTTTTGCGCTGACTTGTCTGATATTCATTTTTATCCTCTACAAACGATCAAAGGCACAGCAATAG